The Reichenbachiella carrageenanivorans region CCAAGTCAACAATATTTTACCCAGTTATATAAATACCTAGGAGGCTATATCACTTTAGTCTACTGGCCCTATGGTGAATTCGAAACTATAAGCCCCTGCTGGCAGGATATATTTCGGATAGGTCTCAGACAGTGTGCCCCCCACTCCCGTCTGAATCAAGTCGATATTGACCGTATAAAATCCCTGTCTCTTCAAATCAAACGGATGTTTGGCCTTGGCCAAATGATCCGCAGCATATGGCCAAGCAGAAAAACTAATCAATGGTTTTCCAACCACTGCAAGACCTTCTTTCTTGCTCTTGGTAGTGAAGTTGACCCACCGAGTGTCTGTATGATTGCCATTCTCCTGAGGAAACACATAGTTGTAAAACAGATCGTCTGTGGCTAATGCATACTCATCTATCTCTGCAGATCGCTTGCGATCGATGTAATTTTCCCAAGGCCCGTTGCCGTAATATTGTGTCTGGCTATAGTCCGCAGGCATCCCAAATGTCATCCCATACCTGATCAGGTCTGGTAGAGACTTATCAGCCTCCAGATCCATTTTGATTGCTATTTTGCCATTGGCATATACCCGATACTCTATACCCAACGTGGCTTTCTGCTTTGAGTGCTCGTACGCTACTGCTATCACAGCAAGTCCTTGTTTTTCTTCTACCCGAAGAGATTTCACTTCCAATTCCTTGGTGAAATCATTCCAAACTTTACGTGATTGCGCCAGTCGCTTGGCACTTTCTCCACGGATGTCGTTGTCGATGACAGGGCGTGTAAAATGGGGCATGAGCGGAGACATGAGCTGCTCCTTACCATTCCACACATACGAAACCAAATAACCTTGCTCACGAGATACGCTAGCCGTAAATGATTTTCCCGATACTGTCACTCCATCGCTATTGTCCACTACAGCAACCGATCCTGTATTTGTACGTGTGTCATCAGTCGCTCTTTTAGCTTGTAAAAGCAGCTGATCTTTGGCCAATTCAAAGCCTTTTTCGTTCCATAGCGTCGCTGACTTTGCGTGTAGACTTACTCGCAACCAATAATCAACTGATGGTTGCTTTTTAAAACTCTTGAAGGGGACTTGCACTACTGCATGGCTGCCTGCAGCTATACTTTGTGCGGGTAGTATTCCGCGTTGGGTTTCTTTACCGTTTGCTGATAGTGTCCATCGTATTTCATATTTTTCCAGATTGGTAAAAGAAAATCGATTGGTAATTCTGATCCGGCCTTTTGATGCGTCCACTACTTCAAAATTGGCAGGCTGAAACACATATTTACATTCCCAAGCATGAGGGTGAGGTGAAAGATCCGCTGCAAACACCCCATTGATGCAGAAATTGCGATCGTTGGGCATGTCGCCAAAATCACCACCATAAGCATAGTACTTCATTCCACTTTCGTGGGTTTGCTCGATCCCCTGATCCACCATATCCCAAATAAAACCTCCGATCAGATTTGGCCTAGAGCGAATAACATCCCAAAACTCACCCAAGCCACCCACCGAATTGCCCATGGCGTGCATGTATTCGCACATGATAATGGGACGATTAAGGTACGGACTCTTTGACATATTGAGCATTTGATTCTGATCTGGGTACATCCGGCTGATCACATCCACATATTCGGGATCATCTGGGTTGGCTGGTACAGGCCACTTTTGCGATTCGTAGCCCACAGTGGTGCGCTCTATATAGTCTGGATGATGGGGATTGCCCTGTGCTCCTTCGTAGTGAATGAACCTGCTTCTATCAAACTCTCTAACCCAATTAGCTGCTGCCGCGAATAT contains the following coding sequences:
- a CDS encoding glycoside hydrolase family 2 TIM barrel-domain containing protein, producing MLLLISFVVQAQNDWENELMFEQNKLPGRVASYSYSSAADALASDREKSRMVSLNGVWQFHFVEKSEDRPLDFMDSDFKGQNWQPIEVPSNWELKGYGQPIYTNITYPFTPNILDPNLSFGWKGPMPPKPPKIYRDNPVGSYYRDFEVPSDWEDHSIILHFGGVSSAFYVWVNGEKVGYSQGSRIAAEFDVTKYLQSGKNRVAVQVFRWSDGSYLEDQDMWRLSGIHREVLLLAQPKIALNDFHVRTTFDENLEDATIAIRPKVWLGTDASELANWQLTAQLYDADKQPVLSKEMTASMKDVFEERWPPRDMPKFAFMEANIRMPRKWSVEDPYLYTLVFSVIDPAGEVAESRSQKIGFRKVAFGSKQELLINGQEVKIMGVNRHDHNPIRGKALTREDMRKDVALLKQFNFNAIRTSHYPNDPYLLELCNEYGLYVMDEANIECHHLGSYIPNMPSWSGAMMSRVYRMVERDKNHPCVISWSLGNESGTGPIFAAAANWVREFDRSRFIHYEGAQGNPHHPDYIERTTVGYESQKWPVPANPDDPEYVDVISRMYPDQNQMLNMSKSPYLNRPIIMCEYMHAMGNSVGGLGEFWDVIRSRPNLIGGFIWDMVDQGIEQTHESGMKYYAYGGDFGDMPNDRNFCINGVFAADLSPHPHAWECKYVFQPANFEVVDASKGRIRITNRFSFTNLEKYEIRWTLSANGKETQRGILPAQSIAAGSHAVVQVPFKSFKKQPSVDYWLRVSLHAKSATLWNEKGFELAKDQLLLQAKRATDDTRTNTGSVAVVDNSDGVTVSGKSFTASVSREQGYLVSYVWNGKEQLMSPLMPHFTRPVIDNDIRGESAKRLAQSRKVWNDFTKELEVKSLRVEEKQGLAVIAVAYEHSKQKATLGIEYRVYANGKIAIKMDLEADKSLPDLIRYGMTFGMPADYSQTQYYGNGPWENYIDRKRSAEIDEYALATDDLFYNYVFPQENGNHTDTRWVNFTTKSKKEGLAVVGKPLISFSAWPYAADHLAKAKHPFDLKRQGFYTVNIDLIQTGVGGTLSETYPKYILPAGAYSFEFTIGPVD